ttgtctCTGCAGTATCCAAGTGTCTGtccctgggccccgtttcacaaaactctcgtaagcctaagatctcgtaacgtttctcgtagcatccatagctcctgtgtttcagtataggtggcacaatggctacgagaaaacttacgagatcttaggcttacgagagttttgtgaaacggggccctggagtACATCCCACGCCCGCCTTGTACTGTATGCCagctgattgtctctgacgtcagctgattgttgacgtaatcctTCTGTGATGTCAAGAGTTTGGGTTGGACAGTAGGTCGTCACGTGGTTCCTTTCTTTACGTCATCAATTTCTGTTTGCCGACCGAAACGATTGCTTTCAGAAACTTTCCCACCCCTTCCAGAGAATGAGGTGGGCAGACTCGAACGTTTTACTTATGTGTAAAGGAGAATGCAAATTCTACAGTGTCGAGTCACACAATCCACAGGTCTGGGAGCGGTGGtatcacttatcattacacgtgGTAGCAGTGTTTGTAGTGATGGTTTGTGAATTCATCCGAACAAATTCACAGCGCCCTCTCTTGCCCGAAGAAAACAGACAATACTTACTTGCATTTGCGTTTTTTTCATTTACAGTGCACACTTCATGTTGTTTATCTAAGTAGATCCCACTCCCGCTATGTACGGTTTTGGCAAGCTCTTACGAATATGATATCTACACGAGAATAATGCATTGTAGAGAAAATTTGACGAGACTAACGAGGGACAATATGGATAGTTCAGTAGTTTCCACCATTCTGCTTACTTTTCGGTCTCAcagattcattttcaaaatttgcatgtTTGGATATGGAGGGTTCAGTAGATGAAGAAAGGTCAATTTCCTTTTGTTCAttactttctctctctctctctctcactctctctctctcacacacacacacacacacacacacacacatctggaTTCGCCTCTGACTCGTTATTCAATGTGCTGACGTTTTGTGGAAGTGGGTGTTATTTTATACCACGTAAAAACACACACTGTACATTGTGGAGAGTCTGGGGTGATCGTACTAAAGTGCATAAAATACGTTTATGTGGTAATTTCATGTGAACCAGCGGTCGCTTTCGTGCAGTTTATCCATTGAGAACGGGGTCACTTACATAGTtttggggcccgtttcacaaaatacTTTGGGAATAACAAGACACGCAGATGCCTGTTTGGTCTCGCTGTATGCGTTGCTATGCAACAAATTACATCTTAAACGATGTGCGACATGGATTAAGGACCTCGTGGTACGACATGGATACGGTCGTAAAGGAGGTCGTAAACAAGGTCGTATGGGGTACGACCTCCTAAATGCAGGAGGCcattgtgaaacgggcccctgggcTCTATACCTTGTGCAGCCACAGGTGGGTTGTTTGCGCATATTCTGCCCTTACAGGGTCTTGAAACGTTCATGTATAAACGTGTTGTTTGGGTAAATTAAAGTCGTAACCGTCAACAAATTCAGTATGAAACTCAGAAGATCTTCGTAGAACCCATGAGAGTGCATCTTGCATTGCGGGACGGCCATGACAGTGAATAAGAAGTGTCTTGTGCACATTTCAATATGCTTAGTCAGGTCCCATCATAACATTTGTAGGGCCCTTTATGTGCATTTCATAGAACATGCCGCATACTTGCATGCCGCATACTGACCCAGGCCAAGGTCCACGCCATCCACTACTAGGCGACAAGAGATGTATTTACAACAGAAATTGGGTGGTTAGAATGTTTTCTGATCATTTGTGCCAATACTTTGAAATAACGTTCATTGTTACCCAAAGAGAAAAAGAAAACGCTATTTACGCACTTTCGAAAAACAGAGATGCTACTTGGGAGAAATATTTGCCAAAGACATTCATAGGCGGAACCCTACCACCCCCAGCCCCTCCCTCTTTTTTTCTCAAATACTGTTAAATGAACATTGAAAGTCGGGGGacaatgaagtgtgcaccctcTTTTCTCAGTAGTGTGcaccccctttctcaaaaagttATATCCACCCCTGACATGTTTAGTGAAACATGTTGGCTAAAATCTAATTTAATCAAGAACAGGACATTCCATCCAGTGAAGCACTGGTTTAATCCATGATGGTGGATGCAAAATACGATCACCTGCACCACAAATCATGTACCGCAAATCCGCTAATGCAAACTCAGTTTGATTGTTTAAGCCCTAATTCGTCTACCCatcgatcatcatcatcatcatcatcatcatcatcatcatcatcatcatctacctCCGGTCTCAGGTCATGAATTGCCCGTTACATAATACAGATAAACGTTTTATGGGACAACGTATTATTAATCAATAAATTTTTCTAAGGGGATGTGTGCCAGGACATCACGGTAAACGTTTGGAAATCCACCCAGTAACCCAAGTTGAATGTTCTGTTTGTTCTACTTGTAGGAGGCTACGGCGACAAAGAATGTGTTCGCCTTTTGCCAGCCATCTCCAACCTTGGACTCCAACCCGCTATGTTCGTACCACTCCACATCGAAGTCCGTTCGCCAGTCTCTGCAGCCCCGCCCCGAGCACACCCTGTATCTCAGAAACCTTCGTCTCAGCCTGGTTGCCACCACGTAATGCTGGCCAACAGCGCCCCAGAACCTTGACATCCGGGAATCAACCACAACCGGAAGCGTGTCTCTACTGGTCAAATACTTGATTGCGTGGTTTCGGGCATCTTCGGGATCCCTCGGGAAGTAGTTCAGAAGCAGACCGTATAACTTCTTGTCTGACTGGTGGGTTATAACGACGGTGGAAGCATTCTCCATCAAATGATGAAACACTGGCTGGATGTTGACCATCATTGTGTCTGGCATTACACCAACGTCGCCCATACAAATTACGTTCAGCTGACGTTTCAGTGATTCAAGATACTTCTCAAAAGAAGCGTTATTTTTCTTTGGAGCTTTACATTTCTTATCGCCATGGAAACCAAAGGGTCCGCACCTGAAGAGGCCTTGAGCAGCAGTACCAAATTCACATGGTCTCGCTGAAGAACGGCGGTCGTAGTAACCAAGAACCATGGCCCATGCTACTGTTCCGTCGCCCACCTGGCATTGCTTGTACTGTCTGCTGATTGTAGCGTTCAGTGTAGGCTGCCAGTAATCTGGGAACTCCTCCTCTAATGGAACAGTATAGACATGCATCGGCTGATCAGCAGCGCGGGTTAAGGAAACGTCCAACCGGAAGTTGCGTACAGCAACTGATCCGTCAGAGAGGTACACCTCAATCTGAAACCTCACTGGAATAAGCGTAATGCCGAATCGCACCGGAACGTATCGAAGGCCGTTATCgcctgtttttattttttcgGGATCGATTAAGGTCAAATCCGAACGTGAACATAATTTTGTTAGGATGCATGCATTCTGCTGAAGGTCTGAGATTTGTTTTGCTTCAGATTTTGGCACCAGGACAAAGGGATCAAAGGTAGCAGTTTCGTTGAAGAAGCGAATGCGAACAGAGGTGGCGTTTCCAACAGCAACTGCCTGCTCTCGGGCGATCATGACATGTTCTTCGTAAAcctgaaaagtgaaacaaatgctATATATTTGAGTCATGATTCGGTGTTGGTCGAAACACAATCTAGGTTACAACAGgactgaaaaaaaatcataaattaAGACGtttaccaagtcagcgaaaATGAGGGATTTGATGTTTGTTCTAAGGGCTTCCCAATTTCACTGAAGATAAAGATGGTCAAGAGTAAAAAAAGCATGGGAATATCATGTAAATGTAAgtagaagaaaaagaaacaggtcggagagaatgaatgaatactGTGTATGCATGTGAAGCGATCCCTCATTAAGTGATAGCCCAACGTGTAACAGTAGCTAATGTGTCACCGGCGTCAATATCCAATTTGTTTTACACATTACTTCACAGACCTAAAATGTATATTCTTTCAAAGCCCCATTAGATCACTGACCTGTTGTGCTTCCTGATCTGCGCGAACTACGCTGAGTGTCCTCCACTCGGGACTGGCCCGGATGTCTCTCCGTTTTTTGTCCCACTCCTCCGCTAAATAGCGCTGTCCATCGGAAATCGCCCTGTACTCTCTAGCCAACTGTTTGTCATGCAGCCCACTCTATTATTAAGGCAATTACACATTGATTAATTGGTTgctgttttggttttggttagGTTTGGTGTGATTTcatgttttacgccacacccagcaatgttccagctaaatggcggcagtCTGCAAACAATCgcgtctagtgatcaacagcatgcgcatcgatctacgcaactgggatgtcACGTGTGTGAACTAACCTCAGCacgcctgaccacccaaccccgtttgtcgccacttacgacaagcatgggttgctgaagaccaattataatccggatcttcacggatgttTTAGACCCACTCAGCCATAGGTCAAGTGATGTACACATCCCCTTGGTGAGATCTGTGAAATATTGGGCGTCGTTGAATTCACTTTCTTCTTATACTTACCGGGTTGCCCAGCAGTTCGTCCATGGTAGAGGCAGCTATAGAGCCAAGGCTGTCTTCACACAGGAGCTCGGCGTCAATCGTGAACACATAGTACCTGGCACATGATGACCCCCGTCTCTCTGCCCGGCTTGACAGCACGGCCACCGGGGAGGGGAGATAACCCTGTTGCAGCAGCCTTCAACAGTGAAGTACAGCGTGTTGGGAAACAAACACATAACATGGATGCGCCACTCATACTTCATGTTATGAACGACACTGATTACACAGGTTGTTTATTAGTGTGTTAACAAGATGTTCGGAAACCTACAATAGCGGGTTTGAATCACAGGTTCAACGCTCCATCGGGGAGTTTATATTGTCTAAGCTTAATACATGTACGTGTGATTTTGTTTTCTccttgtatgtgtgtgtacgcgcgcacgcgtgcgtgcgtgtggatTTACAAACTGACCTGATCATTATCGTTTATGACAATAATGACTGGATGAATATATGACATGTTGTTCATCGCATATATGCACTTTGTTTAAATGAcaataatatgataatatgatcGGTATTTACATGTTAAGTGTGCTGGCATAGTGACATCGTATCTCCTCACTAATACAAATTTCCAGTGTTGTAGACCAAAGTCAA
The nucleotide sequence above comes from Haliotis asinina isolate JCU_RB_2024 chromosome 5, JCU_Hal_asi_v2, whole genome shotgun sequence. Encoded proteins:
- the LOC137284925 gene encoding uncharacterized protein codes for the protein MMTGRTGLSLCLLLLLSTYPGRGDNVPEVSWEVEDMLVKLQDDLGIKSLGSKTPLYRKDMAADYVAYWLIEFNNEGYVILSSGEATGDYRLLQQGYLPSPVAVLSSRAERRGSSCARYYVFTIDAELLCEDSLGSIAASTMDELLGNPSGLHDKQLAREYRAISDGQRYLAEEWDKKRRDIRASPEWRTLSVVRADQEAQQVYEEHVMIAREQAVAVGNATSVRIRFFNETATFDPFVLVPKSEAKQISDLQQNACILTKLCSRSDLTLIDPEKIKTGDNGLRYVPVRFGITLIPVRFQIEVYLSDGSVAVRNFRLDVSLTRAADQPMHVYTVPLEEEFPDYWQPTLNATISRQYKQCQVGDGTVAWAMVLGYYDRRSSARPCEFGTAAQGLFRCGPFGFHGDKKCKAPKKNNASFEKYLESLKRQLNVICMGDVGVMPDTMMVNIQPVFHHLMENASTVVITHQSDKKLYGLLLNYFPRDPEDARNHAIKYLTSRDTLPVVVDSRMSRFWGAVGQHYVVATRLRRRFLRYRVCSGRGCRDWRTDFDVEWYEHSGLESKVGDGWQKANTFFVAVASYK